The genomic stretch acacacacacacacacacagtctggcTCCTTGCGGTCTCTCAGCACCACCACGGTTCTTCCTCTGCTTGTTGCCAGTACACAGACACACGTCTCCTGTATCAACACATGCAAGAATGTGGAAGCCAGGGGGTCCCactcatcaacacacacacagacacacacacagacacacagacacacacacacacccacacacacccctgtaAAAACATGCAAGGGGATGTGGATGCCAGGGATTCCTGAGGTTGGCCGGGCTAGATCCAACATGTCCCACTCAtctcacagagacagacagacagacagacacaccacacaccccacacacacaccacacacacacacacacacacacacaccacacacacacacacacacacacacacacacacacacacacacacacacacacacacacacacagagtgcttATACAATggggagatgtcagagtggggggtctgcacatgctcaggtcctatacatgtgtgcgggtgtgtgtgtgtctcggtgtatgtgtgtgtgtctgtgtgtgtgtgcgcgtgtgtgtgtgtgtcctcactTTGACAGCAGAGACGTTGATGGCCTGGACGTCTCCTCCAAACTCCTCACAGACGACGTCGTGCTCCAGCAGCTGCTGTTTGACTCTCGGGGGTCCGACTGGGGCTTATCGCACTTATTCACCGCCACGATGATGggcactgggggggggggggggggcacgggGGACACGGGGGGGGACACGACACAGGGGACACAGGGGACGGTCTCTACATGCCCGACACACAGAGGTtggtgtatctgtgtgtgtgtccctgtatgtgtgtgtgtggtgtgtgtgtgtatttatctatgtgtgtgtgacctgtatgtgtgtgtgcatatagctgtgtgttgtgtgtgtgtgtgtctctgtatgtgtgtgtgcatatatctatgtgtgtgtgtgtgtgtgtgtgtgtgtgtggtgtgtggtctctgtatgtgtgtgtgcacatatctatgtgtgtgtgtgtgtgtggtgtgtctgtgtgagtgtgtgtgtctgtgtgtgtgtgtctgtgtgtgtgtgtgtggtgtgtgtctctatgtgtgtgtacatatatctatgtgtggtgtgtgtgtggtgtgtatatatataatatctatgtgtttgtgtctgtgtctctgtataggtgtgtgtgtttctctgtatgtgtgtgtgcatatatctatatgtgtgagtgtgtgtgtctgtgtgtgtctgtgtgagtgtgtgtgtctgtgtgtgtgtctgtgtgtgtctgtctgtgtggtgtgtgtgtctctatgtgtgtgtacatatatctatgtgtgtgtgtgtgtgtgtatatatgtgtgtgtgtgtgtgtgtgtatatgtgtgtgtgtgtgtatatgtgtatgtttggttgtgtctgtgtctctatgtgtgtgtgtgggtgtgtgtctctatgtgtgtgtgttgtgtgtgtgtgtgtctctatgtgtgtgtgtctgtgtgtgtctgtgtgagtgtgtgtgtctgtgtgtgtgtgtgtctgtctgtgtgtctgtgtgtgtgtgtctctatgtgtgtgtgcatatatctatgtgtgtgtgtgtgtgtgtgtctgtctgtgtgtctgtctgtgtggtgtgtgtgtctctatgtgtgtgtgcatatatctatgtgtgtgtgtgtgtgtgtgtctgtctgtgtgtctgtctgtgtgtgtgtctgtggtggtgtgtgcatatatctgtgtgtgtgtgtgtggtgtgtggtctgtgtgtgtctgtctgtgtgtctgtctgtggtggtctctatgtgtgtgtatatctgtgtgtgtgtgtgtgtgtgtgtgtgtatatatctatgtgtgtgtctgtgtctgtgtctggtgtgtgtgtgtgtgtgtgtgtctctgtgtgtgtgttgtgtgtgtgtgtgtggtgtctgtgtgtgtgtgtgtgtgtgtgtgtctctgtgtgtgtggtgtgtggtctctgtgtgtgtgtgtgttgtatatatctatgtgtgtctgtgtctgtgtctgtgtgtgtgtgtggtgttgtgtgtgtggtgtgtgttgtggtgtgtgtgtgtctctgtgtgtgtgtgtgtgtctctgtgtgtgtgtgtgtgtgtgtgtgtgtgtgtgtgcgtctctgtgtgtgtgtgtgtgtgtgtttgaggtacCGTTAGCTCTCCTGGCGTGCTGGATGGACTCCACCGTCTGGTTCATGACTCCGTCGTCGGCCCGCCCCCACCAGCACCACGATGTCGGTGGCGTTGGCTCCGCGGGCTCTCATGGCCGAGAAGGCGGCGTGGCCCGGCGTGTCCAGGAAGGTGATCGTCTCGCCTGCAGGCAGCTGCACTGGGACACAAAACCCACAGCAGGGTCGGACCGTACCACTGGACTAACAACAGGGGTCGCCTGCAGGCAGCTGCACTGGGACACAAAACCCACAGCTGTTGGACCGTACCACTGGACTAACAACAGGGGTCGCCTGCAGGCAGCTGCACTGGGACAAAAACCCACAGCAGGGTCGGACCGTACCACTGGACTAACAACAGGGGTCGCCTGCAGGCAGCTGCACTGGGACACAAAACCCACAGCTGTTGGACCGTACCACTGGACTAACAACAGGGGTCGCCTGCAGGCAGCTGCACTGGGACAAAAACCCACAGCAGGGTCGGACCGTACCACTGGACTAACAACAGGGGTCGCCTGCAGGCAGCTGCACTGGGACACAAAACCCACAGCTGTTGGACCGTACCACTGGACTAACAACAGGGGTCGCCTGCAGGCAGCTGCACTGGGACACAAAACCCACAGCACGGTTGGACCGTACCACTGGACTAACAACAGGGGTCGCCTGCAGGCAGCTGCACTGGGACACAAAACCCAATACTAATTAACACTAATTAACGCTGATGAGTAATTACCTGAGAAGGCCCCGATGTGCTGCGTGATGCCTCCCATCTCCATGGCAACGAGCTGACTCTTCCTCAGGCTGTCCAGCAGCGTGGTCTTCCCGTGGTCCACGTGTCCCATGATGGTGACCACCGGGGGACGGGGTCTCAGCAGGGACGGGTCCGCGGGGGGCctggggggacgggggggggtcAGAGACTCACATCAGAGACACCCTATCCAAGGGGGACCAGACCGCTGCAGACGCCATGTTGTAGTTCTCTGTCATGTTGTAGTTCTCTGTCATGTTGTAGTTCTCTGTCATGTTGTAGTTCTGTCATGTTGTAGTTCTCTGTCATGTTGTAGTTCTCTGTCATGTTGTAGTTCTGTCATGTTGTAGTTCTCTGTCATGTTGTAGTTCTGTCATGTTGTAGTTCTGTCATGTTGTAGTTCTGTCATGTTGTAGTTCTCTGTCATGTTGTAGTTCTCTGTCATGTTGTAGTTCTCTGTCATGTTGTAGTTCTCTGTCATGCTGTAGTTCTCTGTCATGCTGTAGTTCTCTGTCATGCTGTAGTTCTCTGTCATGTTGTAGTTCTGTCATGTTGTAGTTCTGTCATGTTGTAGTTCTCTGTCATGTTGTAGTTCTCTGTCATGTTGTAGTTCTCTGTCATGTTGTAGTTCTCTGTCATGTTGTAGTTCTCTGTCATGTTGTAGTTCTCTGTCATGTTGTAGTTCTGTCATGTTGTAGTTCTCTGTCATGTTGTAGTTCTCTGTCATGCTGTAGTTCTCTGTCATGTTGTAGTTCTCTGTCATGCTGTAGTTCTCTGTCATGCTGTAGTTCTCTGTCATGTTGTAGTTCTCTGTCATGTTGTAGTTCTCTGTCATGCTGTAGTTCTCTGTCATGCTGTAGTTCTCTGTCATGTTGTGGTTCTCTGTCATGCTGTGGTTCTCTGTCATGTTGTAGTTCTCTGTCATGTTGTAGTTCTCTGTCATGTTGTAGTTCTCTGTCATGTTGTAGTTCTGTCATGTTGTGGTTCTCTGTCATGTTGTAGTTCTGTCATGTTGTAGTTCTGTCATGTTGTAGTTCTCTGTCATGTTGTAGTTCTCTGTCATGTTGTAGTTCTCTGTCATGTTGTAGTTCTCTGTCATGTTGTAGTTCTGTCATGTTGTAGTTCTCTGTCATGTTGTAGTTCTCTGTCATGCTGTAGTTCTCTGTCATGCTGTAGTTCTCTGTCATGTTGTAGTTCTCTGTCATGTTGTAGTTCTCTGTCATGCTGTAGTTCTCTGTCATGCTGTAGTTCTCTGTCATGTTGTAGTTCTCTGTCATGCTGTAGTTCTCTGTCATGCTGTAGTTCTCTGTCATGTTGTGGTTCTCTGTCATGTTGTAGTTCTCTGTCATGTTGTGGTTCTCTGTCATGTTGTAGTTCTCTGTCATGTTGTGGTTCTCTGTCATGTTGTAGTTCTCTGTCATGTTGTGGTTCTCTGTCATGTTGTAGTTCTCTGTCATGTTGAAAGTGTAACTGATGAAGTAACATCTCACTGTTGTGATATTATATGAATTAATAATCTGTCTTTGatccttttggagatttttcatcttttctttcttctttatgaGAATTTgattctgtctgtgtctctgtgtctctgttgtgttgtgtgtgtgttgtgtgtgtgtgtcgtgtgtgtgtgtggtgtgtgtgtgtgtgtgtgtgtgtgtctgtgtgtgtgtgtgtgttgtgtgtgtgtctgtgtgtgtgtgtgtctgtgtgtgtgtgtgtgtgtggtgtgtgtgtgtgtctgttgtgtgtgtgctgtgtgtgtgtgtgtctctgtgtgtttgtgtgtgtctgtgtgtgtgtgtgtgtgtctgtgtgtgtgtgtgtgtctgtgtgtgtgtgtgtgtgtgttgtgtgtctgtggtgctgtgtgtctgtgtctctgtgtgtgtgtgtgtggtctctgtgtgtttgtgtgtgtctgtgtgtgtgtgtgtgtgtgtgtgtgtctgtgtgtgtgtggtctctgtgtgtgtgtgtgtgtggtgtgtctctctgtgtgtgtgtgtgtgtgtctctgtgtgtgtgtgtgtgtgtctctgtgtgtggtgtgtgtgtgtgtgtgtgtgtgtgtctctgtgtgtgtgtgtgtgtctctgtgtgttgtgtgtgtctctgtgtgtgtgcgtgtcgtgtgtgtgtctgtgtgtgtgtatgtgtgtgtgtctctgtgtgttgtgtgtgtgtgtgtgtgtcgtgtgtgtctctgtgtgtttgtgtgtgtctgtgtgtgtgtctctgtgtgtgtgtgtgtgtgtgtgtgtgtgtgtgtgtgtgtgtgtctgtgtgtgtgtgtggtgtctgtggtgtgtgtgtgtcttgtgtgtgtgtctctgtgtgtctgtgtgtgtctctgtgtgtttgtgtgtctgtgtgtgtgtctctgtgtgtgtgtgtgtgtgtgtgtctgtgtgtgtgtgtgtgtgtgtgtgtgtgttgtgtgtgtgtgtctgtgtgtgtctgtctctgtgtgtgtgtctctgtgtgtgtgtctctgtgtgtgtgtgtctcttgtgtgtgtgtctctgtgtgtctgtgtgtgtgtgtgtgtgtgtgtgtgtctgtgtgtgtctgtggtgtctgtgtgggtgtgtgtgtgtgtgtgtgttgtgtctgtgtgtgtgtctctgtgtgtgtgtgtgtggtgtggtgtggtctctgtgtgtgtgtgtgtgttctctgtgtgtgtgtgtgtgtgtgtgtgtctgtgtgtgtgtgtgtgtgtgtgtctgtgtgtgtctgtgtgtgtcgtgtgtgtgtgtgtgtgtgtgtctgtgtgtgtctgtgtgtgtgtgtgtgtgtacctgggcTCCACGTCCCTGCTGGGTCTCTCCCTGGTCTCCTCTGAGGGTTTTGTATCTGAACTTCATCCCGGACCGGGTCACCACCTCCTTGATCCAGGACTCGTCCAGGACCGAGTCCGGCTGCAGGGCGTCCAGGTCCAGGGGGGTCCTCCGCAGGGCCTCCAGGACGTGGTctgggacagacagagaccGCTTTGAATCAACTTTATTGACACAGTCTGCTCTCTCTTCTTATTGGagaataaatacataaactagaataaacatgtttaagataaaaatattacaaattaaataaaaaataaattatttttttaaaaagataaaaataactaagaaaaatgtttttttaaataaacttaaaataactaaa from Etheostoma spectabile isolate EspeVRDwgs_2016 unplaced genomic scaffold, UIUC_Espe_1.0 scaffold00008478, whole genome shotgun sequence encodes the following:
- the mtif2 gene encoding LOW QUALITY PROTEIN: translation initiation factor IF-2, mitochondrial (The sequence of the model RefSeq protein was modified relative to this genomic sequence to represent the inferred CDS: inserted 1 base in 1 codon; deleted 2 bases in 2 codons), producing MIVMSSVMSSVVRGARRLVHVDTAPLSNFLSRTRLLPAGSPAPSLIWQQNRKLASKVKGQRSEQRNPKVKVDKQEVEISQKMTVAELAAAMNKDFDHVLEALRRTPLDLDALQPDSVLDESWIKEVVTRSGMKFRYKTLEETRERPSRDVEPRPPADPSLLRPRPPVVTIMGHVDHGKTTLLDSLRKSQLVAMEMGGITQHIGAFSVQLPAGETITFLDTPGHAAFSAMRARGANATDIVVLVGAADDGVMNQTVESIQHARRANVPIIVAVNKCDKPQSDPXRVKQQLLEHDVVCEEFGGDVQAINVSAVK